A genomic stretch from Lathyrus oleraceus cultivar Zhongwan6 chromosome 2, CAAS_Psat_ZW6_1.0, whole genome shotgun sequence includes:
- the LOC127123551 gene encoding uncharacterized protein LOC127123551 — protein sequence MASDAAVSSIKVMNQDLVKLDLFDGTNYTRWQDKMTFLLTALKVHYVLDPYLAPIIEPLENESEEVKKERKKREEDELLCRGNILNTLSDHLYDLYTDNPSATESWKALKFKFKADEEDYKPILPQVHELQVLVNKIKTVKIDIHETFQVGEIIAKFPPSWKGYRKKLLHSSEDFSLEKIQKHLRIEEESKEGEKSESTGLSEILVIRL from the exons CATCAAGGTTATGAATCAGGATCTTGTCAAGTTGGATCTCTTTGATGGAACCAACTACACCAGATGGCAAGACAAGATGACATTCCTACTCACTGCCCTGAAGGTTCACTATGTCTTAGATCCTTACTTAGCACCAATTATTGAACCATTAGAAAATGAATCTGAAGAAGTTAAGAAAGAGCGCAAGAAACGTGAGGAGGACGAACTGTTATGTCGTGGAAATATTTTGAATACGCTGTCTGATCACCTCTATGACCTCTATACGGATAATCCGTCTGCAACAGAAAGCTGGAAAGCGCTCAAATTCAAGTTCAAGGCCGATGAGGAAG ACTACAAGCCCATTCTTCCCCAAGTGCATGAGTTGCAAGTCCTCGTGAATAAAATAAAAACGGTGAAAATAGACATCCATGAGACCTTTCAAGTCGGTGAAATCATTGCAAAATTTCCACCTTCGTGGAAAGGTTACAGAAAGAAATTGTTGCACAGTTCTGAGGACTTCTCTTTGGAGAAAATCCAGAAACATCTTCGAATCGAGGAGGAATCGAAGGAGGGGGAGAAATCAGAATCTACGGGTCTttctgaaattctagttatcagactttag